In Molothrus ater isolate BHLD 08-10-18 breed brown headed cowbird chromosome 21, BPBGC_Mater_1.1, whole genome shotgun sequence, a single genomic region encodes these proteins:
- the LHX1 gene encoding LIM/homeobox protein Lhx1, with amino-acid sequence MVHCAGCKRPILDRFLLNVLDRAWHVKCVQCCECKCNLTEKCFSREGKLYCKNDFFRCFGTKCAGCAQGISPSDLVRRARSKVFHLNCFTCMMCNKQLSTGEELYIIDENKFVCKEDYLNNSNTAKENSLHSATTGSDPSLSPDSQDPSQDDAKDSESANVSDKETGSNENDDQNLGAKRRGPRTTIKAKQLETLKAAFAATPKPTRHIREQLAQETGLNMRVIQVWFQNRRSKERRMKQLSALGARRHAFFRSPRRMRPLVDRLEPGELIPNGPFSFYGDYQSEYYGPGSNYDFFPQGPPSSQAQTPVDLPFVPSSGPSGTPLGAMDHPLPGHHPSSEAQRFTDIMSHPPGDSPSPEPNLPGSLHSMSAEVFGPSPPFSSISVNGGANYSNHLSHPPEMNEAAVW; translated from the exons ATGGTTCACTGTGCAGGCTGCAAAAGGCCGATCTTGGACCGGTTTTTGTTGAATGTACTGGACAGGGCTTGGCATGTGAAGTGTGTTCAGTGCTGTGAATGTAAATGCAATTTGACAGAGAAATGCTTTTCGCGAGAAGGCAAGCTTTACTGCAAAAACGACTTCTTTCG GTGTTTCGGGACCAAGTGCgcgggctgtgcccagggcatcTCCCCCAGCGACCTGGTCCGCAGGGCGCGGAGCAAAGTGTTCCACTTGAACTGTTTTACGTGTATGATGTGTAACAAGCAACTCTCCACCGGCGAGGAGCTCTACATCATAGACGAGAACAAGTTTGTCTGCAAAGAAGATTACCTAAATAACAGCAATACTGCCAAAGAAAACAGCCTGCATTCAG CCACCACCGGCAGTGACCCCAGCCTGTCCCCCGACTCTCAAGACCCCTCCCAGGACGACGCCAAGGACTCGGAAAGCGCCAACGTGTCCGACAAGGAGACGGGGAGCAACGAAAACGACGACCAGAACCTGGGGGCCAAGCGGCGGGGACCCCGCACCACCATCAAAGCCAAACAGCTAGAGACTCTGAAAGCCGCCTTCGCggccaccccaaaacccacccgGCACatcagggagcagctggcacaggagacCGGCCTCAACATGCGGGTCATCCAG GTGTGGTTCCAGAACCGGCGCTCCAAGGAGCGGCGGATGAAGCAGCTGAGCGCGCTGGGCGCCCGGCGACACGCGTTCTTCCGCAGCCCGCGCAGGATGCGGCCGCTCGTGGACCGGCTGGAGCCCGGCGAGCTCATCCCCAACGGGCCCTTCTCCTTCTACGGAG ATTACCAGAGCGAGTATTACGGCCCTGGAAGCAATTACGATTTCTTCCCGCAAGGACCGCCTTCGTCTCAAGCGCAGACCCCCGTGGATCTCCCGTTCGTGCCCTCCTCGGGGCCGTCAGGGACCCCGCTGGGGGCCATGGACCACCCCCTGCCCGGACATCACCCCTCGAGTGAGGCTCAGCGCTTCACTGACATCATGTCGCACCCCCCGGGAGACTCGCCCAGCCCCGAACCCAACCTGCCCGGGTCCTTGCACTCCATGTCCGCAGAAGTTTTTGGCCCCAGCCCCCCATTTTCGTCGATATCCGTCAACGGTGGTGCTAACTACAGCAATCACTTGTCCCACCCTCCAGAGATGAACGAAGCGGCTGTGTGGTAG